The Mycolicibacterium boenickei genome has a segment encoding these proteins:
- a CDS encoding STAS domain-containing protein produces MESNQQDHELHWMAHPAPGGLIVQVFGQVDAHNESHWQRMLDESAAAVPEGSLLVVDCGSLDFMSCGALVALAKQAVDSRQRGVTVRLVITQPSIRRIITGCGLDDAVSAHPDLNSALNGHRPP; encoded by the coding sequence GTGGAATCGAACCAGCAGGATCACGAGCTGCACTGGATGGCTCACCCCGCACCCGGAGGCCTCATCGTTCAGGTCTTCGGACAGGTCGATGCCCACAACGAGTCCCACTGGCAGCGCATGCTCGACGAATCCGCCGCCGCTGTACCCGAGGGCTCGTTGCTCGTCGTCGACTGCGGATCGCTGGATTTCATGAGCTGCGGGGCGCTGGTCGCCCTGGCCAAACAGGCTGTTGACAGCCGCCAGCGTGGCGTCACGGTGCGGCTTGTCATCACGCAGCCGAGCATCCGGCGAATCATCACCGGATGCGGTCTCGACGATGCGGTGTCGGCGCACCCGGACCTCAATTCCGCGTTGAACGGCCACCGCCCCCCATAG
- a CDS encoding ATP-binding protein — protein sequence MAVDWVIAPRDRVLDGLEAGLQERCGAALLGPSGVGKTSVVRTAAEHLASDFRRVVWITGTESAAAVPFAAVAHLIDIPSTGKTADVLRAAREALGSELLLIVDDAHLLDRLSAALVYQLAVSGAAKLIVTASPADAPDDVAALWDDGLVSRVVMSPPGHDDARLADQVATFLSDLPGGAVAVLRQLSVHDPLPIADLIALTSTEAVQEAQQSGVVRVDEAVARCVHPLFLSAMRATIGGPGLRRLRSALVERLAAAPRAGVVDRLRVAVLALDSDVPLPADELGAAAGEALRLGDLELSERLARAALASAGFGSEFTGLLTLAYALAWQGRGREADAVLGQIDPAGLSEDQLMAWALPQAANQFWMLSEPERATAFLRATRRRVSTPTAQTTLDALAATFAMNAGAPQRALGLALEVLASPAADDTAVGWAGSTAALSCARTGRFDDVDAMARRALAAGHPGLLRFTSGFGQTTALLMTGRLDQAQEMAKNITDFTQLLQPGRSIGEVLMADVLLIRGRYHEAITLLRKATAALAPTGYSWGPLAWMLLAQAVGQRGMPVEAGKALSRAESRHGLKSMLFAPELALARAWTCSARNDSVGAVTAAREAAKAAERGGQSAVMLRALHDAVRLGDTRAVDALARVDLDCVFGQLTLEHARALAAADGSALRDVSARYRDVGMLAAAEDAARQAG from the coding sequence ATGGCTGTCGACTGGGTGATCGCACCGCGTGACCGCGTACTCGATGGCCTCGAGGCCGGCCTGCAGGAGCGCTGCGGCGCGGCGCTCCTCGGACCTTCGGGGGTCGGCAAGACCTCGGTGGTCCGCACCGCGGCCGAACATCTCGCGAGCGATTTCCGGCGCGTCGTGTGGATCACCGGCACCGAATCGGCTGCCGCCGTTCCGTTTGCCGCCGTGGCGCACCTGATCGACATTCCCTCGACGGGCAAGACCGCCGATGTACTTCGAGCCGCGCGTGAGGCACTCGGGTCCGAGCTGTTGCTGATCGTCGATGACGCGCATCTGCTGGACCGCTTGTCGGCGGCCCTGGTGTACCAACTCGCGGTCAGCGGGGCGGCCAAACTCATCGTCACCGCATCCCCGGCCGACGCCCCCGACGACGTCGCCGCGTTGTGGGATGACGGTCTGGTGAGTCGCGTCGTGATGTCGCCGCCGGGTCATGACGACGCCAGGCTGGCCGATCAGGTGGCCACATTTCTGTCCGATCTGCCCGGCGGCGCGGTCGCGGTGCTGCGGCAGCTGTCGGTGCACGATCCACTGCCGATCGCCGACCTGATCGCGCTGACCAGCACCGAGGCCGTCCAGGAAGCGCAGCAGAGCGGTGTGGTGCGGGTCGACGAGGCAGTGGCACGCTGTGTGCATCCGCTGTTCCTCAGCGCGATGCGCGCCACGATCGGCGGCCCCGGCCTGCGGCGGCTGCGCAGCGCGCTGGTCGAGCGGCTGGCCGCCGCACCCCGCGCGGGGGTGGTGGACCGGCTGCGGGTGGCGGTGCTGGCACTCGACAGCGACGTGCCCCTGCCCGCGGACGAACTCGGCGCCGCCGCAGGCGAGGCGCTTCGACTCGGCGACCTCGAGCTGAGTGAGCGCCTGGCGCGGGCCGCCCTGGCTTCTGCCGGTTTCGGTTCCGAATTCACCGGGCTGCTCACCCTGGCGTACGCGCTGGCCTGGCAGGGCCGCGGCCGTGAGGCCGACGCCGTCCTGGGACAGATCGACCCGGCCGGCCTGTCCGAGGACCAACTGATGGCATGGGCACTGCCGCAGGCGGCGAATCAGTTCTGGATGCTCTCGGAACCCGAACGCGCCACCGCGTTCCTGCGCGCCACCCGTCGCCGCGTTTCGACGCCGACGGCACAGACCACGCTCGACGCTCTCGCGGCCACCTTCGCGATGAATGCCGGTGCGCCACAACGGGCTTTGGGCCTGGCGTTGGAGGTGCTGGCCTCCCCCGCCGCCGATGACACCGCGGTCGGCTGGGCCGGATCGACGGCCGCGCTCAGTTGCGCACGCACCGGCCGGTTCGATGACGTGGACGCGATGGCGCGGCGCGCACTCGCGGCCGGGCATCCGGGACTGTTGCGGTTCACCAGCGGGTTCGGCCAGACCACGGCGCTGCTGATGACCGGCAGGCTGGATCAGGCCCAGGAAATGGCCAAGAACATCACCGATTTCACCCAGCTGCTGCAGCCGGGCCGCTCCATCGGCGAGGTACTGATGGCCGACGTGCTACTGATCCGCGGCCGATATCACGAGGCGATCACGTTGTTGCGCAAGGCAACCGCCGCGCTGGCACCGACCGGGTATTCCTGGGGCCCCCTGGCCTGGATGCTGTTGGCGCAGGCCGTCGGTCAACGCGGTATGCCGGTCGAGGCCGGGAAGGCACTGTCCCGTGCGGAATCCCGGCACGGACTCAAGTCGATGCTGTTCGCGCCGGAGTTGGCGCTGGCCCGAGCCTGGACCTGCTCTGCCCGCAACGACTCGGTGGGCGCGGTGACGGCGGCCCGTGAGGCGGCCAAGGCCGCCGAGCGCGGCGGCCAATCCGCGGTGATGCTGCGGGCTTTGCACGACGCCGTGCGACTGGGCGATACCCGGGCCGTCGATGCGTTGGCCCGCGTGGACCTGGATTGCGTGTTCGGGCAGCTGACGCTGGAGCACGCCCGTGCGCTGGCGGCCGCGGACGGCTCGGCGTTGCGGGACGTCTCGGCTCGATATCGCGACGTCGGGATGCTCGCCGCAGCGGAGGATGCCGCACGTCAGGCCGGCTGA
- a CDS encoding TetR/AcrR family transcriptional regulator, whose product MDSAPARGDTGLNAEGTILVTDDVDQPTRLSREFILDTAIGLIDREGLTKLTMRRLGAACGVEAMALYRYVHSRGDLLTGVVNHIVDRLYTDQLAARRQEDGWQDFLIRLGHGVRRIAIEHPEVFPLVATEAPEAPWVRPPLRSLRWMETFLETLISYGFSDDAAVAAYRTYTTFLVGQLLLEVSARGVALSPDEAVLDEAPRPDTSLADYPNLRRLQPMLAEDHSSDEFEDAMEAQLDRIETWLN is encoded by the coding sequence TGACTGACGATGTCGATCAACCGACACGGTTGAGCCGCGAGTTCATCTTGGATACCGCGATCGGGTTGATCGATCGCGAGGGTCTGACGAAGTTGACCATGCGACGGCTGGGCGCGGCCTGCGGTGTCGAGGCGATGGCGCTCTATCGCTATGTGCACAGCCGGGGCGATCTGCTGACCGGCGTCGTCAACCACATCGTCGACCGCCTCTACACCGATCAGCTGGCCGCGCGCCGGCAGGAGGACGGCTGGCAGGACTTCCTGATCCGGCTCGGTCACGGCGTGCGCCGCATCGCCATCGAACATCCCGAGGTGTTCCCGCTCGTGGCGACCGAGGCGCCGGAAGCCCCGTGGGTGCGACCGCCGCTGCGCAGTCTGCGCTGGATGGAGACGTTCCTGGAGACGCTGATCTCCTACGGGTTCAGCGATGACGCGGCCGTGGCCGCCTACCGGACGTATACGACGTTCCTGGTGGGCCAGTTGCTGCTCGAGGTGTCGGCGCGCGGTGTGGCGCTCAGTCCCGACGAGGCGGTTCTCGACGAGGCGCCGCGGCCCGACACGTCGCTGGCCGACTACCCGAACCTGCGGCGGCTGCAACCGATGCTGGCCGAGGATCACAGCTCCGACGAGTTCGAGGATGCGATGGAGGCCCAGCTCGACCGCATCGAAACCTGGCTGAACTAG
- a CDS encoding type VII secretion target: MNQLVASTGAITGLQGIVDGVSGDINSFKSAFAGPSDLASSHGAIGFPMQNAFDGASSAREGALGATQVAAGRMAELLGKASQAYARGDMDAAERLKAQADALGGKSSASGAGGGSGASEAASSGAGGAGQMMGQFSQMAGQMAQSITQPLQGLSQAMTQVPQQVMQGVQGIVEAATQAAGGGGDAAAAMASGGAGAEEAVKAADHQGPGGDGAGGPADQPDGRDDGKDDAQRGEAGAAAADRSYEQLGNRASAGATAEDGFGVGPVPTQIHNINPRRQ; encoded by the coding sequence ATGAACCAGCTCGTCGCCAGCACCGGCGCGATCACCGGACTGCAGGGCATCGTCGACGGAGTCAGCGGTGACATCAACAGCTTCAAGAGCGCGTTCGCGGGTCCGTCCGACCTGGCGTCCAGCCACGGCGCCATCGGATTTCCCATGCAGAACGCATTCGACGGCGCGTCGTCCGCCCGCGAGGGCGCCTTGGGCGCGACCCAGGTGGCCGCGGGCCGGATGGCCGAACTGCTCGGCAAGGCCTCGCAGGCCTACGCCCGCGGCGACATGGATGCCGCCGAGCGGCTCAAGGCGCAGGCCGATGCGCTCGGAGGGAAGTCCTCGGCATCCGGGGCCGGCGGCGGCTCAGGCGCCTCCGAGGCCGCGAGCTCGGGAGCGGGCGGCGCGGGCCAGATGATGGGCCAGTTCAGCCAGATGGCCGGGCAGATGGCGCAGTCGATCACCCAGCCGCTGCAAGGCCTGAGCCAGGCGATGACTCAGGTGCCACAGCAGGTCATGCAGGGTGTGCAGGGCATTGTCGAAGCCGCCACCCAGGCGGCCGGAGGCGGCGGCGACGCTGCGGCCGCGATGGCCTCCGGCGGCGCGGGTGCCGAGGAGGCCGTCAAGGCCGCCGACCATCAAGGACCCGGTGGTGACGGCGCCGGCGGCCCAGCGGATCAGCCCGACGGCAGAGACGACGGCAAGGACGACGCCCAGCGGGGCGAGGCCGGGGCCGCCGCCGCGGATCGCAGCTACGAGCAGCTCGGCAACCGCGCCTCGGCCGGTGCGACGGCCGAGGACGGCTTCGGCGTCGGCCCAGTGCCGACCCAGATCCACAACATCAACCCGCGGCGCCAGTAG